From a single Sus scrofa isolate TJ Tabasco breed Duroc chromosome 13, Sscrofa11.1, whole genome shotgun sequence genomic region:
- the THUMPD3 gene encoding THUMP domain-containing protein 3, with product MSDVQESTNPLLDVNLLENQSSTQVTESGPKSESEHLRVTIGATVPTGFEQTAADEVREKLGSSCKISKDRGKIYFDISVESLAQVHCLRSVDNLFVVVQEFKDYQFKETKEEVLKDFEELAGKLPWSDPLKIWKINTRFKKRKTKRKKISQNTSKEKIDNGQGDKTDEKDVKKEITNNVLDSQILDYYENLAIKEEISTLVGDDLVSCKDETDESSKEETDPEVLKFRVTCNRAGEKHCFSSNEVARDFGGAVQEYFKWKADMTNFDVEVLLNIHDNEVVVGIALTEESLHRRNITHFGPTTLRSTLAYGMLRLCAPQPTDIIIDPMCGTGAIPIEGATEWSNCYHIAGDNNPLAVNRAANNISSLLTKSQVKEGKLSWGLPIDTVQWDICKLPLRTGSVDIIVTDMPFGKRMGSKKRNWDLYPACLREMSRVCRPGTGRAVLLTQDKKCFTKALSAMGHVWRKVHTVWVNIGGLHAAVYLLKRTPQTFVHPSEQDGGRSPW from the exons ATGTCTGATGTTCAAGAGTCCACTAACCCACTCCTGGATGTGAATCTTCTTGAGAACCAGAGCTCTACACAAGTGACCGAAAGTGGCCCCAAAAGTGAGTCCGAGCATCTCCGAGTCACTATTGGAGCCACTGTGCCTACTGGTTTTGAGCAAACAGCTGCAGATGAAGTGAGAGAGAAATTGGGATCATCATGCAAAATCAGCAAAGACCGGGGCAAGATATATTTTGACATTTCAGTGGAAAGTCTGGCTCAG gtTCATTGTCTGAGATCAGTTGATAACTTATTTGTGGTTGTTCAAGAGTTTAAGGATTACCAGTTCAAAGAAACAAAG GAAGAAGTTCTAAAGGATTTTGAGGAATTGGCTGGGAAGCTTCCATGGTCAGAccctttaaaaatatggaaaattaacACCcgtttcaagaaaagaaaaacaaagcgcAAAAAGATAAGTCAGAATACAAGTAAAGAGAAGATTGATAATGGTCAAGGAGACAAAACAGATGAGAAGGATGTTAAAAAAGAGATCACTAACAATGTCTTAGATTCACAGATCTTAGACTATTATGAAAATCTAGCCATCAAAGAAGAGATATCAACATTAGTAGGTGATGACTTGGTGTCTTGCAAAGATGAGACTGATGAAAGCTCAAAAGAAGAAACTGATCCTGAGGTGCTAAAGTTTAGAGTCACATGCAACAGGGCAGGAGAGAAACACTGTTTTTCCTCAAATGAGGTGGCAAGAGATTTTGGGGGTGCCGTTCAAGAGTATTTTAAGTGGAAGGCTGACATGACCAACTTTGATGTGGAG GTTCTTCTGAATATCCATGATAATGAAGTTGTTGTTGGCATTGCATTGACAGAAGAGAGTCTCCACCGAAGAAATATCACTCATTTTGGACCCACAACTCTTAGATCTACTCTCGCCTATGGGATGCTCAG GCTCTGTGCTCCTCAGCCTACTGATATAATAATTGATCCAATGTGTGGAACAGGGGCAATACCAATTGAG GGGGCTACAGAATGGTCTAACTGTTACCATATTGCTGGCGATAATAATCCATTGGCTGTGAATAGAGCAGCAAATAATATTTCATCCTTATTGACCAAGAGTCAAGTTAAAGAagg CAAATTGTCCTGGGGCTTGCCCATAGATACTGTTCAATGGGATATCTGCAAACTGCCATTAAGAACTGGTTCTGTGGACATTATTGTAACAGACATGCCATTTGGAAAAAG GATGGGTTCCAAGAAGAGAAACTGGGACCTTTATCCAGCTTGCCTACGGGAGATGAGCCGTGTCTGTAGACCAGGGACAGGCCGAGCTGTACTACTGACTCAGGACAAGAAGTGCTTTACTAAG GCATTATCCGCAATGGGACATGTATGGCGGAAGGTGCATACTGTCTGGGTGAACATAGGGGGACTTCATGCTGCAGTTTATCTTCTGAAACGTACACCTCAAACTTTTGTTCATCCTTCAGAACAAGATGGAGGAAGATCTCCTTGGTAA